A part of Clarias gariepinus isolate MV-2021 ecotype Netherlands chromosome 14, CGAR_prim_01v2, whole genome shotgun sequence genomic DNA contains:
- the LOC128541738 gene encoding ras-related protein Rab-37 produces MEPETRDEPEAGDEQSCTVYGLYDQDLTHKTILVGDSGVGKTSLLVQFDQGKFIPGSFSATVGIGFTNKVVTVGDVKVKLQIWDTAGQERFRSVTHAYYRDAHALLLLYDITNKSSFDNIRAWLTEIHEYAQSDAVIMLLGNKADINSGRVIKREDGERLAREYGVIFMETSAKTGVNVDLAFMTAAKELIGRCLELPKEPKFQINDIVEQKPQKSGCCGFT; encoded by the exons ATGGAACCTGAGACCAGAGACGAACCCGAGGCTGGAGATGAGCAGAGCTGCACCGTGTATGGCCTCTACGACCAGGATTTAACGCACAAG ACCATCCTGGTGGGGGACAGTGGGGTGGGGAAAACATCTTTGCTGGTGCAGTTTGATCAGGGAAAGTTCATCCCAGGCTCCTTCTCTGCCACAGTGGGCATTGGCTTTACG AATAAAGTCGTCACTGTCGGAGACGTGAAAGTTAAATTACAG ATTTGGGACACAGCGGGACAGGAAAGATTTCGCAGCGTAACTCATGCTTACTACAGAGATGCCCATG CTCTTCTCCTGCTGTATGACATCACCAACAAGTCATCGTTTGACAACATCAGG GCGTGGCTTACAGAGATCCATGAGTATGCACAGAGTGATGCAGTCATCATGCTTTTGGGCAACAAG gCTGATATAAACAGTGGGAGAGTCATCAAACGGGAGGATGGAGAGAGACTGGCCAGG GAATATGGTGTCATATTTATGGAGACAAGTGCTAAAACTGGTGTAAATGTGGATTTGGCCTTCATGACGGCAGCAAA ggaGCTGATTGGACGATGTCTCGAGCTGCCCAAAGAGCCGAAGTTCCAAATCAACGATATTGTCGAGCAGAAACCACAGAAATCAggatgttgtggcttcacataG